The following coding sequences lie in one Thermosulfuriphilus ammonigenes genomic window:
- the ispG gene encoding flavodoxin-dependent (E)-4-hydroxy-3-methylbut-2-enyl-diphosphate synthase yields MSLSRRQTRQITLGPLKIGGGAPIVVQSMTNTDTRDVPATLAQIKRLARVGCEVIRVAVPDEQAARALKEIVSKSPLPVIADIHFDWRLAISAIEAGAHGVRINPGNIKGRENVARVIKAAKERGVCVRIGVNAGSLEKDLLRTHGGATAEALVESALRHLDYIVGDLGFENLKVSLKSSDVWTTISAYRLFSERSDFPLHLGVTEAGGLIPGTVKSSVALGILLAEGIGDTIRVSLTRDPQEEVRVAYEILRSLKLRERGPEIISCPTCGRCEIDLFAIAEEVERRAAQMEAPLKLAVMGCVVNGPGEAREADVGLAGGKGVGIIFRKGKIIRKVRESEILEAFFAEVDRLLEERGGSHAF; encoded by the coding sequence ATGTCTCTATCCCGTCGCCAAACCCGGCAAATCACCCTTGGGCCCCTGAAAATCGGGGGTGGGGCCCCTATTGTCGTCCAGTCCATGACCAATACCGACACCCGGGATGTGCCGGCCACCCTGGCCCAGATAAAACGTTTGGCCCGGGTTGGTTGTGAGGTTATTCGAGTAGCCGTTCCAGATGAGCAGGCCGCCAGGGCCTTAAAGGAAATTGTCTCTAAGTCTCCCCTTCCGGTAATTGCTGACATCCATTTTGACTGGCGTCTGGCTATCTCCGCCATTGAGGCCGGAGCCCATGGGGTCAGGATCAACCCGGGCAACATCAAGGGCCGAGAGAACGTGGCCCGGGTCATCAAAGCCGCCAAAGAAAGGGGGGTCTGTGTCCGCATCGGGGTTAACGCCGGCTCGCTGGAAAAAGACCTTCTCCGAACCCATGGCGGGGCCACTGCGGAGGCCTTGGTGGAGAGCGCCCTTCGTCATCTTGATTATATCGTTGGCGACCTGGGCTTCGAAAATCTCAAGGTATCCCTTAAGTCTTCTGATGTCTGGACAACCATCTCCGCCTATCGCCTCTTTTCGGAAAGAAGTGATTTCCCCCTTCACCTGGGGGTAACCGAGGCCGGAGGGCTTATTCCCGGGACAGTCAAAAGCTCTGTGGCCCTGGGGATCCTCCTGGCCGAGGGGATAGGAGACACCATCCGGGTCTCTCTGACCAGAGATCCACAAGAAGAGGTTCGGGTGGCCTATGAGATTCTCCGGAGCCTTAAACTCCGGGAGCGGGGGCCAGAGATCATTTCCTGCCCCACCTGTGGTCGGTGTGAGATAGATCTCTTTGCCATCGCCGAGGAGGTAGAACGCCGCGCTGCCCAGATGGAAGCCCCTCTAAAGCTGGCGGTCATGGGCTGTGTGGTCAACGGGCCCGGGGAGGCCAGAGAGGCCGACGTGGGTCTGGCTGGAGGAAAGGGAGTAGGGATCATCTTCCGCAAAGGGAAAATCATTCGCAAGGTCCGGGAATCCGAAATCCTTGAGGCCTTCTTTGCCGAGGTGGACCGTCTGCTAGAGGAGAGAGGAGGTTCCCATGCGTTTTAG
- a CDS encoding HAD family hydrolase encodes MTKGLELDLPCGVRFEIENLVLDMNGTLSLDGEFLPGVAERLRRLSDILNVFILTADTNQTATKIQEDLGVVIRVLGPGRGDVQKLHFIEELGREKTAAIGNGYNDVLMLREAALGICIIGHEGACKEALMASDAVFRDINDALDLFLNPNRLVATFRR; translated from the coding sequence ATGACCAAGGGGCTAGAACTTGATCTCCCCTGCGGGGTCCGCTTTGAAATCGAAAACCTTGTCCTGGACATGAACGGAACTCTTTCTCTGGATGGAGAATTTCTTCCTGGGGTGGCCGAACGCCTCAGGAGGCTCTCTGATATTCTCAATGTTTTTATCCTTACCGCCGACACCAACCAGACGGCTACCAAGATCCAGGAAGATCTGGGGGTGGTCATTCGCGTTCTGGGACCAGGCCGGGGAGACGTCCAGAAGCTCCATTTTATAGAGGAGCTTGGTCGGGAAAAGACAGCGGCCATCGGCAACGGCTACAACGATGTTCTCATGCTTCGGGAAGCGGCCCTGGGAATCTGTATCATTGGCCATGAGGGGGCCTGTAAGGAGGCCCTTATGGCCAGTGACGCCGTCTTTAGGGATATAAACGACGCCCTGGATCTTTTCCTAAACCCAAATCGTTTGGTGGCTACCTTTAGGCGATGA
- a CDS encoding proline--tRNA ligase, whose translation MRFSRYFLPTLREDPAEAEVVSHRLMLRAGMIRKLASGIYSYLPYGLAAIKNVERIIREEMNRAGAQEVLLPMVQPAELWQETERWEKYGRELLRFKDRKDHDFCLSPTAEEVITDLVRRDVRSYKQLPLNLYQIQTKFRDEIRPRFGLMRAREFIMKDAYSFDADEAGAETSYQAMYEAYHRIFRRCGLRFRAVAADTGAIGGHASHEFMVLAETGEDQIAICPQCDYAANVELAEARPPSSSAEEERELPLEKVSTPGVHRAEEVAAFLGVSLNRLVKTLIYVADGRPVAVLIRGDHELNEIKLKKALQAERLEMAPAEVVEKVTGAPVGFAGPVGLKIDIIADRAVAALKNFVTGANEAEKHYLNVNLGRDFPSPPTADLRNVVSGDPCPQCGGPLEILKGIEVGHTFKLGTKYSQAMGATFLDAQGKERPLIMGCYGIGVGRTVAAAIEQNHDENGIIFPVPIAPFKVIVVPVNTKDSKLLKAAEDIYQDLSARVSTLLDDRNERPGVKFKDADLIGVPLRITIGKKLKDGLVELKKRSTGETMTLRVEEVVARTQAILEEETPKG comes from the coding sequence ATGCGTTTTAGCCGTTACTTCCTGCCCACCCTTCGGGAAGATCCAGCTGAGGCCGAAGTAGTCAGCCATCGCCTGATGCTGCGGGCCGGCATGATCCGCAAACTGGCCTCGGGAATCTACAGTTATCTTCCTTATGGCCTAGCGGCCATCAAAAATGTCGAAAGAATAATCCGGGAGGAGATGAACCGAGCTGGAGCCCAGGAAGTCCTTCTGCCCATGGTTCAACCAGCCGAACTCTGGCAGGAGACCGAACGCTGGGAAAAATACGGCCGGGAACTTCTGCGTTTTAAAGACCGCAAAGATCATGACTTTTGTCTCTCTCCAACGGCCGAGGAGGTAATCACCGACCTTGTCCGACGGGACGTTCGCTCCTACAAACAACTTCCCCTCAACCTTTATCAAATCCAAACCAAGTTTCGCGACGAGATCAGGCCCCGCTTTGGCCTCATGCGGGCTCGGGAGTTTATTATGAAAGATGCCTATAGCTTTGATGCCGATGAGGCCGGGGCCGAGACCAGCTACCAGGCGATGTACGAGGCCTACCATCGGATTTTTCGCCGCTGTGGCCTGAGGTTTAGGGCCGTAGCCGCAGACACCGGAGCCATCGGTGGCCATGCCTCCCATGAGTTTATGGTCTTGGCCGAAACCGGCGAAGACCAAATTGCTATCTGCCCCCAGTGCGATTACGCGGCCAATGTCGAACTGGCCGAGGCCCGGCCGCCCAGCTCCTCCGCAGAGGAAGAAAGGGAACTCCCCCTTGAAAAGGTCTCCACCCCAGGGGTGCACCGAGCCGAGGAGGTAGCGGCCTTTCTGGGAGTCTCTCTGAACCGCCTGGTCAAAACCCTCATTTATGTAGCCGATGGTCGACCGGTGGCAGTCCTTATTCGAGGAGATCACGAACTGAATGAGATCAAACTCAAAAAGGCCCTTCAAGCCGAAAGGCTGGAGATGGCCCCGGCAGAGGTAGTGGAAAAGGTCACCGGTGCTCCGGTAGGCTTTGCCGGACCAGTGGGGCTTAAAATAGATATAATTGCTGACCGGGCCGTGGCCGCCCTCAAGAACTTTGTCACCGGGGCCAATGAGGCCGAAAAGCATTATCTAAACGTCAACCTCGGACGGGATTTTCCCTCTCCTCCTACGGCAGACCTTCGAAATGTTGTCTCCGGTGACCCCTGTCCCCAGTGTGGCGGCCCCCTGGAGATCCTAAAAGGCATTGAAGTTGGACACACCTTCAAGTTAGGCACCAAGTATAGCCAGGCCATGGGGGCCACCTTCCTGGATGCCCAGGGCAAAGAGCGTCCTCTAATTATGGGCTGCTACGGGATCGGGGTTGGTCGAACAGTAGCCGCAGCCATTGAGCAGAATCACGATGAAAATGGGATTATCTTTCCGGTGCCCATTGCTCCCTTTAAGGTCATTGTTGTCCCGGTCAACACAAAGGATTCCAAGCTTCTTAAGGCCGCCGAGGACATATACCAGGACCTCTCGGCCCGGGTATCTACCCTCCTTGATGATCGCAACGAGCGGCCAGGGGTAAAGTTTAAGGATGCCGATCTCATCGGGGTTCCCTTAAGGATTACCATCGGCAAAAAGCTAAAAGATGGTCTGGTGGAACTTAAGAAGCGCTCTACCGGAGAGACCATGACTTTGAGGGTAGAAGAGGTGGTGGCCCGAACTCAGGCCATCCTTGAAGAAGAAACCCCCAAGGGCTAA
- a CDS encoding DUF2760 domain-containing protein, protein MAKEAIGPKIFLAFSLLTVIMAGLGYYFKEQLPPWALVLIVASPPAVGCFLYALVRSTLKEEGPKAPAAPPPKEAPEEATPSAKPEPSSPPPASAVEAQMVVAQVLSLLQNEGRLLDFLNEDLDRYDDAQIGAAVRVIHKGLKSAVSELVRLAPVVEAKEGTEVTVEEGFDPQAIRLTGNIHGNPPFKGILRHRGWRYLEIKVPGVPSKSSDVITPAEVEVG, encoded by the coding sequence ATGGCTAAAGAGGCTATAGGTCCCAAGATTTTCCTGGCTTTTTCTCTTTTAACGGTCATTATGGCTGGTCTTGGTTATTATTTTAAGGAACAACTTCCCCCCTGGGCCCTGGTTCTTATTGTTGCTAGCCCCCCGGCCGTTGGTTGTTTTCTTTATGCCCTGGTCCGTTCCACGCTAAAGGAGGAGGGGCCAAAGGCTCCGGCCGCCCCGCCCCCAAAAGAGGCCCCCGAAGAAGCCACACCGTCTGCCAAACCCGAACCTTCATCACCTCCGCCGGCTTCTGCGGTAGAGGCCCAGATGGTGGTAGCCCAGGTACTTTCTCTCCTCCAAAATGAAGGACGCCTTCTTGACTTTCTGAATGAGGACCTTGACCGCTACGATGACGCCCAGATAGGAGCCGCCGTGAGGGTCATTCATAAGGGACTTAAGTCAGCGGTCTCGGAACTTGTCCGCCTCGCCCCGGTGGTAGAGGCCAAGGAGGGAACGGAGGTCACCGTGGAAGAAGGTTTTGATCCTCAGGCCATAAGGCTCACCGGCAATATCCATGGCAACCCTCCATTTAAAGGCATTCTGCGACATCGAGGCTGGCGCTATTTGGAGATAAAAGTTCCCGGGGTGCCCAGCAAATCATCTGACGTTATCACCCCGGCCGAGGTGGAAGTGGGTTGA
- a CDS encoding selenium metabolism-associated LysR family transcriptional regulator, whose protein sequence is MLDFRQLQVFAKVYEQRSFSRAAEEVFLTQPTVSGHIKALEDFLGVRLFDRLGREVVPTRAGEILYPYARQALSLVAEAEREIRLFLGVEKGRLEIGGSNIPGQYLLPALIGAFKENYPGLELKLLIGDTQKVAEAVARGDIELGVIGARLTSFDDLLYQPCCDDELVLAASTNQNFPEAIKLEDLERLPLIIREQGSGTRLTTEEALRERGFSLGKCRIIAEMGSTEAVKQAVKAGLGVSFISLRAIEEDLLSRRLRIIPVKGLNIRRHFYLVRHKGRSLSPPAAAFVDFLRKEQPDDQGART, encoded by the coding sequence GTGCTGGATTTTCGGCAGCTTCAAGTCTTTGCCAAGGTCTATGAACAGAGAAGTTTTTCTCGGGCTGCAGAAGAGGTCTTTCTTACCCAACCTACAGTCTCTGGACACATAAAGGCCTTAGAAGACTTCCTGGGCGTTCGCCTTTTTGATCGCCTGGGGCGGGAGGTGGTTCCTACCCGAGCCGGGGAAATCCTTTATCCCTATGCCCGTCAGGCCCTGTCCCTGGTGGCCGAGGCCGAAAGAGAAATCAGGCTCTTTCTGGGGGTAGAAAAAGGGCGTCTGGAGATTGGCGGAAGCAATATCCCCGGGCAGTACCTCCTACCGGCCCTTATTGGGGCCTTTAAAGAAAACTATCCTGGCCTGGAGCTTAAGCTTCTTATTGGAGATACCCAAAAAGTGGCTGAGGCCGTGGCCCGGGGAGATATTGAGTTAGGAGTTATCGGGGCCCGCCTGACTTCTTTTGATGATCTTCTTTACCAACCCTGCTGTGATGATGAGCTGGTTTTGGCCGCCTCTACCAACCAGAATTTTCCCGAGGCCATCAAACTGGAAGATTTGGAGCGGCTACCGCTGATTATTCGAGAACAGGGCTCTGGCACCAGGCTTACCACCGAAGAGGCCCTCCGGGAAAGAGGCTTTTCCTTGGGAAAATGCCGCATTATTGCCGAGATGGGCTCCACGGAGGCAGTCAAGCAGGCGGTTAAGGCTGGCCTGGGGGTGAGCTTTATCTCCCTGCGGGCTATTGAGGAGGACCTCCTTTCCCGGCGCCTCCGGATCATTCCAGTTAAGGGGTTAAACATTCGTCGCCATTTTTATCTTGTCAGACACAAGGGCCGAAGCCTTTCGCCCCCGGCAGCGGCCTTTGTTGATTTTTTAAGAAAGGAGCAACCAGATGACCAAGGGGCTAGAACTTGA
- a CDS encoding RelA/SpoT family protein, whose amino-acid sequence MIRLSDILDQIHSYLPEADTILVEKAYVYSAKVHQGQIRLSGEPYLSHPLAVAYTLAKMKLDLPTIAAGLLHDTIEDTCATKEEIRSLFGEEVASIVDGVTKISTMPVASRLEKQAENLRKMLLAMAKDIRVILVKLADRLHNMRTLEYQKEEKRARISRETLDIYAPLAARLGIDWMKRELEDLSFCHLYPEEYRQLRDAVEQMVTERRSFVEEVKEILEHTLALHGLKGRILGRRKHLYSIWRKLERQGLTIDQLDQIYDIIGFRIILKEVKECYEALGIVHSLWKPIPGRFKDYISLPKPNMYQSLHTTVIGPYGERMEIQIRTEEMDRIANEGIASHWLYKEGKILSGKSKQFEWLKRLVELQKELQNPKEFLESVRLDLFPDEVYVFTPKGEVKIFPQGATPIDFAYAIHTEVGHHCIGAKVNGQIVSLRYQLQTGDMVEIITSAQARPSRDWLKYVKTSRARARIRHFLKKEEEARSLAIGKELCEREFRKHRLDFARFIDSPEAEEVAREFSFKSFRDLIIGVGFGKISASQVVGKVISRKEKDEEPPKALEKPSKRQGKGGILVKGTGDLLVKVARCCQPVPGDEIIGYITRGRGVTVHRADCPNLSYVDPERKIEVSWESMGDDGVHPTKISVITVDQKGMLASVSNAISSSEANIVKAEVHTTPDKKAHFLFVVEVTGRSHLNQLLSNVRQVSGVLKAERRLS is encoded by the coding sequence ATGATTCGTCTCTCTGATATCCTGGATCAGATCCACAGCTACCTACCAGAAGCCGATACTATCCTGGTGGAGAAGGCCTATGTCTATTCGGCCAAGGTCCATCAGGGCCAGATAAGGCTCTCCGGGGAGCCTTATCTCTCCCATCCTCTGGCTGTAGCCTACACTTTAGCCAAGATGAAGCTTGATCTCCCCACTATTGCTGCTGGCCTCCTCCATGACACCATTGAAGACACTTGCGCCACGAAAGAGGAGATCCGCTCCTTATTCGGGGAGGAGGTGGCCAGTATAGTTGATGGTGTAACCAAGATCTCGACCATGCCCGTGGCCAGCCGGTTGGAGAAACAGGCGGAAAACCTGCGCAAGATGCTCCTGGCTATGGCCAAAGACATCCGGGTAATCTTAGTCAAGCTGGCTGATCGCCTCCACAATATGCGGACCCTGGAGTACCAGAAGGAGGAAAAAAGGGCCCGCATCTCCCGGGAAACACTTGATATTTATGCCCCTTTGGCTGCCAGATTGGGAATCGACTGGATGAAACGAGAGCTGGAGGATCTTTCTTTCTGCCACCTTTATCCTGAGGAGTACCGCCAGCTGCGCGATGCGGTGGAACAGATGGTCACGGAGAGGCGCTCTTTTGTCGAAGAAGTCAAGGAGATTCTGGAGCACACTCTGGCTCTCCACGGATTAAAAGGCCGGATCCTCGGCCGACGTAAACATCTCTACAGCATCTGGCGCAAGCTTGAGCGTCAGGGGCTGACAATAGACCAGCTGGACCAGATCTACGACATTATTGGCTTTCGAATTATCCTTAAAGAGGTAAAGGAGTGCTATGAGGCCTTGGGCATCGTCCACTCCCTCTGGAAGCCCATCCCTGGGCGCTTTAAGGATTATATCAGCCTTCCCAAGCCCAACATGTATCAATCACTTCACACCACCGTCATCGGCCCCTATGGAGAACGGATGGAGATCCAGATCCGTACCGAAGAGATGGATCGAATCGCCAATGAGGGAATCGCCTCTCATTGGCTCTACAAAGAGGGAAAGATACTCTCTGGCAAGAGCAAACAATTCGAGTGGCTAAAGCGCCTGGTGGAGCTTCAAAAGGAGCTTCAAAACCCCAAGGAATTTTTAGAATCTGTCCGGCTGGATCTTTTCCCCGACGAGGTCTATGTCTTCACCCCCAAAGGGGAGGTAAAGATCTTCCCCCAGGGGGCCACTCCCATTGACTTTGCCTACGCCATTCACACTGAAGTCGGTCATCATTGCATAGGAGCCAAGGTTAACGGTCAGATTGTCTCCCTCCGCTACCAACTTCAGACAGGGGACATGGTGGAGATCATCACCAGTGCCCAGGCCCGTCCGAGCCGAGACTGGCTCAAGTACGTAAAGACCAGCCGGGCCCGGGCCCGGATCAGACATTTCCTCAAAAAGGAAGAGGAGGCCCGGAGCCTGGCCATTGGAAAGGAGCTGTGCGAGAGAGAGTTTCGCAAACATCGTCTGGATTTTGCTCGCTTTATTGACTCTCCCGAGGCCGAAGAGGTGGCCCGGGAGTTTTCCTTCAAGAGCTTCAGGGATCTTATCATCGGAGTGGGGTTTGGTAAGATCTCTGCCTCGCAGGTAGTAGGCAAGGTTATCTCCCGAAAGGAAAAAGACGAAGAGCCGCCCAAGGCTTTAGAGAAGCCCTCCAAGAGACAGGGCAAAGGAGGGATCCTGGTTAAGGGGACAGGAGATCTTCTGGTAAAGGTGGCCCGCTGTTGCCAGCCTGTTCCAGGGGATGAGATCATAGGTTACATCACCAGAGGCCGGGGAGTAACCGTCCATCGAGCGGACTGTCCCAACCTAAGCTATGTAGATCCGGAGAGGAAGATAGAAGTCTCCTGGGAGAGTATGGGAGACGATGGTGTCCATCCTACCAAGATCTCGGTAATTACCGTGGATCAAAAAGGAATGCTGGCCTCTGTCTCCAACGCCATCAGTTCTTCGGAGGCCAATATTGTCAAGGCTGAAGTTCACACCACACCTGACAAAAAGGCCCATTTTCTCTTTGTTGTTGAGGTTACCGGCCGAAGCCACCTCAACCAACTTCTCTCCAATGTAAGGCAGGTAAGCGGAGTCCTTAAGGCCGAAAGACGTCTTTCTTAG
- the rpmB gene encoding 50S ribosomal protein L28, whose protein sequence is MKVCEICGKRPRTGCNVSHSNRHTGRWWYPNLQRVRAVVNGRTKRIRVCTRCLKAGKVVKAVR, encoded by the coding sequence ATGAAGGTCTGTGAGATCTGCGGCAAGCGTCCCCGTACTGGTTGTAACGTCAGTCACTCTAATCGCCATACTGGTCGGTGGTGGTATCCGAATCTTCAGCGGGTTCGGGCGGTGGTCAACGGGAGAACTAAAAGAATTCGGGTCTGCACCAGGTGTCTTAAGGCCGGTAAGGTGGTCAAGGCTGTCCGCTAA
- a CDS encoding creatininase family protein → MLLEDITMAEFEEGLKRTRTVIIPFGSLEEHGLHLPLSTDTLQMYEIAKEAARRYPLFVAPSVNYGLCRSTRNHPGTVGLKGQTLWHLTWDLLEGFYQQGLRFFALVSGHAGQTHKAFILDAAEAFMEAHPEIGIMVATIIDLINLGARDLLETPGDSHAGEFETSLMLLLKPDAVKGSSPAEFPTFPGLILVRDKRRFWPGGVWGDPTKASQDKGQALFERLVEILLTKIKEMESV, encoded by the coding sequence ATGCTTCTTGAAGACATAACCATGGCCGAATTCGAAGAGGGCTTGAAGCGCACTCGAACGGTAATTATCCCTTTTGGCTCCCTTGAGGAACACGGTCTCCATCTGCCCCTCTCCACTGACACCCTGCAGATGTATGAAATTGCTAAAGAGGCCGCTCGAAGGTATCCCCTTTTTGTAGCTCCGAGCGTAAACTACGGTCTCTGTCGCTCCACCAGAAATCATCCAGGCACGGTGGGCCTCAAAGGTCAGACCCTCTGGCATCTCACCTGGGATCTTCTGGAAGGTTTTTATCAACAGGGATTGCGCTTTTTTGCCCTGGTATCCGGCCATGCCGGCCAGACCCACAAGGCCTTTATCCTCGATGCCGCAGAGGCCTTTATGGAGGCCCATCCCGAGATAGGGATCATGGTGGCCACCATTATTGATCTTATCAACCTCGGAGCCCGAGATCTCCTGGAAACCCCGGGTGATTCCCATGCCGGAGAGTTTGAAACCTCTCTAATGCTTCTTCTCAAGCCAGATGCTGTCAAGGGTAGCAGCCCGGCAGAGTTTCCAACCTTCCCCGGCCTCATCCTGGTAAGAGACAAGCGACGCTTCTGGCCTGGGGGAGTCTGGGGAGATCCCACTAAGGCCTCCCAAGACAAGGGACAGGCCTTATTTGAACGACTGGTCGAGATCTTGCTAACCAAAATCAAAGAAATGGAGTCGGTTTAG
- a CDS encoding TlpA family protein disulfide reductase: MKSSNKLISLVILALAFLWTTSVWASVGCRKAYNFNLETVNGDRVSLEQFRGKVILVNFFATYCPPCRMEIPGFVEVYQKYKDKGFVVIGVSVDTRPYRILPDFIRLAGINYPVVLADDKTIAEYDNVYQLPTSFLIDSQGCIVKKYLGFIPESQLERDIKPLLMAK, encoded by the coding sequence ATGAAGTCCTCAAACAAATTAATCAGCCTGGTCATCCTGGCACTAGCCTTTCTCTGGACCACCTCGGTTTGGGCCTCAGTCGGGTGCCGCAAGGCCTATAATTTTAACCTGGAGACCGTAAACGGTGATCGGGTAAGTCTGGAACAGTTCCGGGGAAAGGTAATCTTGGTAAACTTTTTTGCCACCTATTGCCCCCCATGCCGGATGGAGATCCCAGGTTTTGTGGAAGTTTACCAAAAATACAAGGACAAGGGTTTTGTAGTCATTGGAGTCTCAGTTGATACCCGCCCCTATCGTATCTTGCCAGATTTTATCCGTCTGGCGGGGATAAATTACCCCGTGGTCCTGGCAGACGATAAGACTATCGCCGAGTATGACAACGTCTATCAACTGCCCACCAGCTTTTTGATTGACAGTCAGGGATGCATTGTCAAAAAGTATCTTGGCTTCATCCCCGAATCCCAGCTGGAAAGAGACATCAAACCACTCCTTATGGCCAAGTAA
- a CDS encoding YkvA family protein: MENTSGGKMGSKENLKEIIRLIPRFLALIIDLMRDPRISRADKAILGATVVYLLNPVDFIPDAIPFVGLVDDIYLVALALLRLLNRTDEAILREHWRGEPDIIPLVKKAADLAVWFLPSRIRQALMAKVEGE, from the coding sequence ATGGAAAATACTTCTGGAGGAAAGATGGGCTCCAAAGAGAATCTTAAAGAGATTATCCGGCTGATACCCCGTTTTTTGGCCCTTATTATCGACCTCATGCGTGATCCCCGCATTTCTCGGGCAGACAAGGCCATCTTGGGAGCCACAGTGGTTTACCTTCTCAACCCGGTGGATTTTATCCCTGACGCCATCCCCTTTGTGGGACTGGTAGACGACATCTATTTGGTGGCCCTGGCCCTTCTTCGTCTCCTGAACCGGACTGATGAAGCTATTTTGCGGGAACACTGGCGGGGGGAACCGGACATTATCCCTCTTGTTAAAAAGGCGGCTGATCTTGCCGTTTGGTTCCTACCTTCCCGCATTCGCCAGGCCCTGATGGCTAAGGTGGAGGGGGAGTAG
- the selD gene encoding selenide, water dikinase SelD, giving the protein MKRLTTQVRASGUAAKLGPGDLAEILADLPLKAHPNLLVGLEGASDAGIYRLRDDLALVLTLDFFTPIVDDPYDFGQIAAANSLSDVYAMGGRPICALNVVCFPKDEDKKILKEILCGGLDKIHEAGAVLVGGHSVDDPEIKYGLSVTGIVHPERYLSNSKARPGDVLFLTKPLGTGVIITALKGGVASKKAVARAVAVMKTLNQAASEAMVEFALQAATDITGFGLAGHALEMAEASGVTVALYAQKVPILEEALEYLRLGLVPEGDYAIRRFCEKKIQIEGTPSRERLDLLFDAQTSGGLLIACPEEKAGKFLVRLLEKGVLEAAVVGEVLEGPPRLVIRP; this is encoded by the coding sequence ATGAAAAGACTGACGACCCAGGTTCGGGCCTCTGGCTGAGCGGCCAAGCTTGGTCCGGGAGACCTGGCCGAAATCCTGGCTGATCTTCCCCTTAAGGCCCATCCGAATCTTTTGGTTGGCCTGGAGGGGGCTTCTGATGCCGGAATCTATCGCTTAAGGGATGATCTGGCCCTGGTCTTAACCCTCGATTTTTTTACTCCTATTGTTGATGACCCTTATGACTTTGGCCAGATCGCCGCGGCTAATTCTCTATCTGATGTCTACGCGATGGGTGGTCGGCCTATCTGTGCCCTGAATGTGGTCTGTTTCCCCAAGGATGAAGACAAAAAAATCCTCAAAGAGATACTGTGTGGGGGGCTTGACAAAATCCATGAGGCCGGGGCTGTCCTGGTGGGCGGCCACAGCGTCGATGATCCAGAGATCAAATACGGTCTTTCGGTTACCGGTATTGTTCACCCGGAGCGATATCTCTCAAACTCCAAGGCCCGTCCAGGAGACGTGCTTTTTCTGACCAAACCTCTCGGCACCGGTGTCATCATTACGGCCCTTAAAGGAGGAGTGGCCAGCAAGAAGGCTGTGGCCCGGGCGGTAGCAGTCATGAAGACCTTAAACCAGGCGGCCTCAGAGGCGATGGTGGAGTTCGCTCTCCAGGCGGCCACCGATATAACCGGTTTTGGACTGGCTGGCCACGCCTTGGAGATGGCTGAGGCCAGCGGAGTAACAGTCGCCCTTTACGCCCAGAAAGTGCCCATCCTGGAGGAAGCCCTGGAGTATCTCCGCTTGGGCCTTGTTCCAGAAGGAGATTACGCCATCCGCCGTTTCTGTGAAAAGAAAATCCAAATTGAGGGGACACCTTCCCGGGAGAGGCTAGATCTCCTTTTCGATGCCCAGACCTCTGGCGGCCTTCTCATCGCTTGCCCGGAGGAGAAGGCCGGAAAGTTTCTGGTTCGGCTACTGGAAAAGGGGGTCCTTGAGGCGGCGGTGGTGGGGGAGGTCCTTGAAGGACCTCCCCGGCTTGTCATCAGACCTTAG